A genomic segment from Macrobrachium rosenbergii isolate ZJJX-2024 chromosome 30, ASM4041242v1, whole genome shotgun sequence encodes:
- the LOC136855092 gene encoding transmembrane ascorbate-dependent reductase CYB561-like isoform X4, with the protein MLASPKQPRRDWESGEEGSLIGRGIIDEMENEAQNLSFFSKLYTLTQMLGILCVSLIGVWIAVFRGGFAWRSNPSKEFNWHPFLMVLGLVFLYANGALVYRGFRSERKKKLKIIHMLMHLGAFIFSVIGLVAVFDSHNLAQKPIANMYSLHSWLGLSVVILFACQWVSGLLTFLFPGLRPSFRAAYLPVHQFFGLVIFMGAICASLLGLTEKAIFALNYGTGPKYSDFPSEGILVNVIGLLLLFFAGMVVYLTSNPHFRRQTTEDERPNYRRIVQNW; encoded by the exons ATGTTGGCCTCTCCCAAACAGCCGAG GCGTGACTGGGAGTCTGGGGAGGAAGGATCGTTAATCGGTAGAGGGATCATAGACGAGATGGAGAATGAAGCCCAGAACTTGTCGTTCTTCAGTAAGCTCTATACCCTCACTCAGATGTTAG GGATCTTGTGCGTGTCATTGATTGGCGTGTGGATCGCCGTGTTCAGGGGAGGCTTTGCCTGGCGTAGTAATCCTAGCAAAGAATTTAACTGGCATCCATTTCTTATGGTTCTTGGCCTTGTCTTCCTTTATGCTAACG GAGCGTTAGTATACCGGGGCTTCCGATCTGAGAGAAAGAAGAAGCTGAAGATTATTCACATGTTGATGCACTTAGGAGCCTTTATATTTTCTGTCATAGGattagtagctgtttttgacTCCCACAACTTAGCTCAAAAGCCAATTGCCAATATGTATAGTTTACACTCTTGGCTAGGCCTGAGTGTTGTCATTTTGTTTGCTTGTCAG TGGGTGTCTGGTTTGTTAACATTCCTGTTTCCTGGACTTAGGCCCTCTTTCCGGGCAGCCTATTTACCTGTTCATCAGTTTTTCGGCCTCGTCATCTTCATGGGGGCTATATGTGCTAGTCTTTTGGGCCTTACAGAGAAGGCAATATTTGCCCTGAA ctATGGTACGGGACCAAAATACTCTGATTTTCCATCAGAAGGGATTCTCGTGAATGTGATTGGGCTGCTCTTGCTCTTTTTTGCTGGAATGGTGGTCTACCTTACGTCAAACCCCCATTTTCGCCGTCAGACCACCGAAGACGAG AGGCCAAATTACCGAAGGATAGTTCAGAACTGGTAG
- the LOC136855092 gene encoding transmembrane ascorbate-dependent reductase CYB561-like isoform X2 produces the protein MEPSIRRDWESGEEGSLIGRGIIDEMENEAQNLSFFSKLYTLTQMLGILCVSLIGVWIAVFRGGFAWRSNPSKEFNWHPFLMVLGLVFLYANGALVYRGFRSERKKKLKIIHMLMHLGAFIFSVIGLVAVFDSHNLAQKPIANMYSLHSWLGLSVVILFACQWVSGLLTFLFPGLRPSFRAAYLPVHQFFGLVIFMGAICASLLGLTEKAIFALNYGTGPKYSDFPSEGILVNVIGLLLLFFAGMVVYLTSNPHFRRQTTEDERPNYRRIVQNW, from the exons GCGTGACTGGGAGTCTGGGGAGGAAGGATCGTTAATCGGTAGAGGGATCATAGACGAGATGGAGAATGAAGCCCAGAACTTGTCGTTCTTCAGTAAGCTCTATACCCTCACTCAGATGTTAG GGATCTTGTGCGTGTCATTGATTGGCGTGTGGATCGCCGTGTTCAGGGGAGGCTTTGCCTGGCGTAGTAATCCTAGCAAAGAATTTAACTGGCATCCATTTCTTATGGTTCTTGGCCTTGTCTTCCTTTATGCTAACG GAGCGTTAGTATACCGGGGCTTCCGATCTGAGAGAAAGAAGAAGCTGAAGATTATTCACATGTTGATGCACTTAGGAGCCTTTATATTTTCTGTCATAGGattagtagctgtttttgacTCCCACAACTTAGCTCAAAAGCCAATTGCCAATATGTATAGTTTACACTCTTGGCTAGGCCTGAGTGTTGTCATTTTGTTTGCTTGTCAG TGGGTGTCTGGTTTGTTAACATTCCTGTTTCCTGGACTTAGGCCCTCTTTCCGGGCAGCCTATTTACCTGTTCATCAGTTTTTCGGCCTCGTCATCTTCATGGGGGCTATATGTGCTAGTCTTTTGGGCCTTACAGAGAAGGCAATATTTGCCCTGAA ctATGGTACGGGACCAAAATACTCTGATTTTCCATCAGAAGGGATTCTCGTGAATGTGATTGGGCTGCTCTTGCTCTTTTTTGCTGGAATGGTGGTCTACCTTACGTCAAACCCCCATTTTCGCCGTCAGACCACCGAAGACGAG AGGCCAAATTACCGAAGGATAGTTCAGAACTGGTAG
- the LOC136855092 gene encoding transmembrane ascorbate-dependent reductase CYB561-like isoform X3, with product MENEAQNLSFFSKLYTLTQMLGILCVSLIGVWIAVFRGGFAWRSNPSKEFNWHPFLMVLGLVFLYANGALVYRGFRSERKKKLKIIHMLMHLGAFIFSVIGLVAVFDSHNLAQKPIANMYSLHSWLGLSVVILFACQWVSGLLTFLFPGLRPSFRAAYLPVHQFFGLVIFMGAICASLLGLTEKAIFALNYGTGPKYSDFPSEGILVNVIGLLLLFFAGMVVYLTSNPHFRRQTTEDERPNYRRIVQNW from the exons ATGGAGAATGAAGCCCAGAACTTGTCGTTCTTCAGTAAGCTCTATACCCTCACTCAGATGTTAG GGATCTTGTGCGTGTCATTGATTGGCGTGTGGATCGCCGTGTTCAGGGGAGGCTTTGCCTGGCGTAGTAATCCTAGCAAAGAATTTAACTGGCATCCATTTCTTATGGTTCTTGGCCTTGTCTTCCTTTATGCTAACG GAGCGTTAGTATACCGGGGCTTCCGATCTGAGAGAAAGAAGAAGCTGAAGATTATTCACATGTTGATGCACTTAGGAGCCTTTATATTTTCTGTCATAGGattagtagctgtttttgacTCCCACAACTTAGCTCAAAAGCCAATTGCCAATATGTATAGTTTACACTCTTGGCTAGGCCTGAGTGTTGTCATTTTGTTTGCTTGTCAG TGGGTGTCTGGTTTGTTAACATTCCTGTTTCCTGGACTTAGGCCCTCTTTCCGGGCAGCCTATTTACCTGTTCATCAGTTTTTCGGCCTCGTCATCTTCATGGGGGCTATATGTGCTAGTCTTTTGGGCCTTACAGAGAAGGCAATATTTGCCCTGAA ctATGGTACGGGACCAAAATACTCTGATTTTCCATCAGAAGGGATTCTCGTGAATGTGATTGGGCTGCTCTTGCTCTTTTTTGCTGGAATGGTGGTCTACCTTACGTCAAACCCCCATTTTCGCCGTCAGACCACCGAAGACGAG AGGCCAAATTACCGAAGGATAGTTCAGAACTGGTAG
- the LOC136855091 gene encoding piRNA biogenesis protein EXD1-like isoform X2 has protein sequence MEFLTETEQSVLTIEQILELGDDSLGLKVIVNTKYNALMGVISCVLTARRLLTIEKLSDPKTGKKSMGMRHYNFSEITSVVVIGVDKKFREVLLKDIYQEDKRGKQLLMKKLVPPHLAEQTEEYEIDEDLLLGRVGHSPVDRNGKRNDVQLSPPPPPPPKIQRPEKWIIIDSIGDAFKKAIDVIHSEKDISVAVEGKGVGRSGTLAWLSIATSSIIFLFDMVKIGPSKAFEAGLREVLMDGSLLKILHDCRAVEDMLHHQFEINLNNVFDTQNDESVWFERPLPNPLCEGLARRVMYLRELRLILMKLMMVDLVQITNLYLGALRDKDSATVGTIELHVVPAEVQRLRRHRLNNCISVHDPYISCSKDTFTILPRRKSK, from the exons atggaGTTTCTAACTGAGACAGAGCAATCGGTTTTGACAATCGAACAGATTTTG GAATTAGGTGACGACAGTCTGGGCTTGAAGGTAATTGTGAATACAAAGTACAATGCTTTGATGGGGGTAATCAGTTGCGTGCTTACAGCTAGGCGACTCCTAACAATAGAaaag TTATCTGACCCTAAAACTGGGAAGAAATCGATGGGCATGCGGCATTATAATTTTTCTGAGATTACGAGTGTGGTCGTAATAGGAGTTGATAAGAAGTTCCGTGAAGTACTCTTGaag GATATTTATCAGGAAGACAAGAGAGGAAAGCAGCTCTTGATGAAGAAGTTGGTTCCTCCCCATCTTGCTGAGCAGACAGAGGAGTACGAGATAGACGAAGATCTGTTGCTTGGCCGTGTTGGGCACAGTCCTGTGGACCGAAATGGAAAGCGGAATGATGTACAGCTAtcaccacctccccctcctccaccaaaAATACAGCGGCCAGAGAAATGGATCATCATCGATTCCATAGGCGATGCCTTCAAGAAAGCA ATTGATGTAATTCATTCAGAAAAAGATATATCTGTAGCAGTTGAAGGGAAGGGTGTTGGCCGATCAGGAACATTAGCATGGCTAAGCATCGCAACGTCGagtatcatttttctttttgacatGGTGAAAATAGGACCGTCCAAAGCTTTTGAGGCTGGGCTCAGAGAAGTGCTCATGGATGGAAGTCTCTTGAAGATCTTGCACGATTGCCGAGCTGTTGAGGACATGCTGCATCATCAGTTTGAAATCAACCTCAATAATGTCTTTGATACTCAG AATGACGAATCAGTTTGGTTTGAACGCCCCCTCCCAAATCCCTTGTGCGAAGGTCTGGCCCGCCGTGTGATGTACCTGCGCGAACTTCGCTTAATCCTCATGAAACTCATGATGGTCGACCTAGTCCAAATCACGAACTTGTACTTGGGAGCGTTGCGAGACAAGGACTCTGCAACGGTTGGCACCATTGAGCTACATGTCGTTCCGGCTGAGGTGCAGAGGCTTCGTCGCCATCGTCTCAACAACTGCATTAGTGTCCATGACCCGTACATCTCGTGTTCTAAGGACACTTTCACAATACTCCCAAGAAGAAAGAGTAAGTAG
- the LOC136855091 gene encoding piRNA biogenesis protein EXD1-like isoform X1 has protein sequence MEFLTETEQSVLTIEQILELGDDSLGLKVIVNTKYNALMGVISCVLTARRLLTIEKLSDPKTGKKSMGMRHYNFSEITSVVVIGVDKKFREVLLKDIYQEDKRGKQLLMKKLVPPHLAEQTEEYEIDEDLLLGRVGHSPVDRNGKRNDVQLSPPPPPPPKIQRPEKWIIIDSIGDAFKKAIDVIHSEKDISVAVEGKGVGRSGTLAWLSIATSSIIFLFDMVKIGPSKAFEAGLREVLMDGSLLKILHDCRAVEDMLHHQFEINLNNVFDTQAAEVYLYMINHKDSAPVFASGLPSLLVHYLNLSKHHIFFSRVREECLDNDESVWFERPLPNPLCEGLARRVMYLRELRLILMKLMMVDLVQITNLYLGALRDKDSATVGTIELHVVPAEVQRLRRHRLNNCISVHDPYISCSKDTFTILPRRKSK, from the exons atggaGTTTCTAACTGAGACAGAGCAATCGGTTTTGACAATCGAACAGATTTTG GAATTAGGTGACGACAGTCTGGGCTTGAAGGTAATTGTGAATACAAAGTACAATGCTTTGATGGGGGTAATCAGTTGCGTGCTTACAGCTAGGCGACTCCTAACAATAGAaaag TTATCTGACCCTAAAACTGGGAAGAAATCGATGGGCATGCGGCATTATAATTTTTCTGAGATTACGAGTGTGGTCGTAATAGGAGTTGATAAGAAGTTCCGTGAAGTACTCTTGaag GATATTTATCAGGAAGACAAGAGAGGAAAGCAGCTCTTGATGAAGAAGTTGGTTCCTCCCCATCTTGCTGAGCAGACAGAGGAGTACGAGATAGACGAAGATCTGTTGCTTGGCCGTGTTGGGCACAGTCCTGTGGACCGAAATGGAAAGCGGAATGATGTACAGCTAtcaccacctccccctcctccaccaaaAATACAGCGGCCAGAGAAATGGATCATCATCGATTCCATAGGCGATGCCTTCAAGAAAGCA ATTGATGTAATTCATTCAGAAAAAGATATATCTGTAGCAGTTGAAGGGAAGGGTGTTGGCCGATCAGGAACATTAGCATGGCTAAGCATCGCAACGTCGagtatcatttttctttttgacatGGTGAAAATAGGACCGTCCAAAGCTTTTGAGGCTGGGCTCAGAGAAGTGCTCATGGATGGAAGTCTCTTGAAGATCTTGCACGATTGCCGAGCTGTTGAGGACATGCTGCATCATCAGTTTGAAATCAACCTCAATAATGTCTTTGATACTCAG GCTGCTGAAGTGTACCTCTACATGATAAATCACAAAGACAGTGCCCCAGTGTTTGCCTCAGGCTTACCAAGTCTTCTAGTTCATTACTTGAACCTCTCCAAGCACCACATCTTTTTCTCCCGTGTTCGGGAAGAGTGTTTAGAT AATGACGAATCAGTTTGGTTTGAACGCCCCCTCCCAAATCCCTTGTGCGAAGGTCTGGCCCGCCGTGTGATGTACCTGCGCGAACTTCGCTTAATCCTCATGAAACTCATGATGGTCGACCTAGTCCAAATCACGAACTTGTACTTGGGAGCGTTGCGAGACAAGGACTCTGCAACGGTTGGCACCATTGAGCTACATGTCGTTCCGGCTGAGGTGCAGAGGCTTCGTCGCCATCGTCTCAACAACTGCATTAGTGTCCATGACCCGTACATCTCGTGTTCTAAGGACACTTTCACAATACTCCCAAGAAGAAAGAGTAAGTAG